A section of the Humulus lupulus chromosome 2, drHumLupu1.1, whole genome shotgun sequence genome encodes:
- the LOC133814440 gene encoding uncharacterized protein LOC133814440 yields MRSLDRLDRCIRPYLEKAKYETWARSYSPTKTYTMMTSNIAESLNAALKAARNLPIDILVECLRSLVQKWVWNNSNNANGTFTKVSTATENELRHEIVSKMKYEVFPLNPIEYQVRDEKGTNFTVNIHNRTWTCNRFQEDEMPCRHAVAVIAKRNLGVYDYCAKFYKIETLKAMYKENVYPLPHKDEWNLPQHLDIVVLPPKATIPAGRPRKKRIRSRGEPKVIITCGKCGQPGHNRKTCRNPPIDKANKQKKQKS; encoded by the exons ATGAGAAGCCTTGATAGACTTGACAGATGCATTAGACCCTATTTAGAGAAAGCCAAGTATGAAACTTGGGCAAGATCATACTCACCAACAAAAACATACACCATGATGACATCCAACATCGCAGAATCGCTCAACGCTGCACTAAAAGCTGCAAGAAATCTCCCTATTGATATCTTGGTTGAATGTCTTAGAAGTTTGGTTCAAAAGTGGGTTTGGAATAACTCAAATAATGCAAATGGAACATTCACAAAAGTGTCTACAGCAACAGAAAATGAGTTGAGACATGAAATTGTTTCAAAAATGAAGTATGAG gTCTTTCCTTTGAACCCAATAGAATATCAAGTTCGTGATGAAAAGGGGACCAATTTCACAGTAAATATACACAATAGAACATGGACATGTAATAGGTTTCAAGAAGATGAAATGCCTTGTAGGCATGCAGTAGCTGTAATTGCAAAGAGAAACTTGGGAGTGTATGATTACTGTGCAAAGTTTTACAAAATAGAAACTTTGAAAGCAATGTATAAAGAAAATGTTTATCCTTTGCCCCATAAAGATGAATGGAATCTCCCACAACACTTAGACATAGTGGTGCTACCTCCAAAGGCAACAATCCCTGCAGGAAGaccaagaaagaaaagaataagatcaAGAGGAGAACCAAAAGTGATAATCACCTGTGGTAAATGTGGCCAACCAGGACATAATAGGAAGACTTGCAGGAATCCACCAATTGACAAGGCAAACAAGCAGAAAAAACAAAAGTCATAG